The Humulus lupulus chromosome 3, drHumLupu1.1, whole genome shotgun sequence genome window below encodes:
- the LOC133821165 gene encoding uncharacterized protein LOC133821165 isoform X2, translated as MNELFLKCCPTSREVGCVYYSAKLSHLSILPTRFPVFTIFLTSFNISDTKNSDPFSSSATYGLQTQSLLRSPPSLKSHLSLSSFSISLSICFQPLGFSNSLFSSVLASQIVGVFSIRGLTPSTLVSISAQSLNLIHHTASFPTSLPHLVTDQFTTWVTSATLAFTRCTHQAIPFSFIMKETPSPQRNVPNGLFHIKYFFIPK; from the exons GCAAAACTGTCACATTTATCTATTCTTCCAACACGTTTTCCCGTATTCACTATTTTTTTG ACTTCCTTCAACATTTCAGACACAAAGAACAGTGACCCATTTTCTTCTTCAGCTACGTACGGTCTCCAAACTCAATCCCTGCTTCGgtctcctccatccctcaaatctcatctctctctctcgtctttctctatctctttGTCAATCTGTTTCCAGCCGTTGGGCTTCTCGAATTCGCTCTTCTCTTCGGTCTTGGCAAGCCAA ATTGTTGGGGTTTTTTCAATTCGAGGCCTCACTCCCTCCACCTTGGTCTCGATCTCGGCTCAGTCTCTCAATCTCATCCACCACACGGCATCGTTTCCCACCTCCCTTCCTCACTTAGTCACTGACCAGTTCACGACTTGGGTTACCTCAGCTACATTAGCTTTCACCAGGTGCACACACCAAGCtattcctttttcttttattatgaAAGAAACACCTTCACCACAGAGGAATGTACCCAATGGGCTCTTCCATATCAAATATTTCTTTATCCCAAAATAG
- the LOC133821165 gene encoding uncharacterized protein LOC133821165 isoform X3, which produces MLSDQQRSWLRLLLSKTVTFIYSSNTFSRIHYFFATYGLQTQSLLRSPPSLKSHLSLSSFSISLSICFQPLGFSNSLFSSVLASQIVGVFSIRGLTPSTLVSISAQSLNLIHHTASFPTSLPHLVTDQFTTWVTSATLAFTRCTHQAIPFSFIMKETPSPQRNVPNGLFHIKYFFIPK; this is translated from the exons GCAAAACTGTCACATTTATCTATTCTTCCAACACGTTTTCCCGTATTCACTATTTTTTTG CTACGTACGGTCTCCAAACTCAATCCCTGCTTCGgtctcctccatccctcaaatctcatctctctctctcgtctttctctatctctttGTCAATCTGTTTCCAGCCGTTGGGCTTCTCGAATTCGCTCTTCTCTTCGGTCTTGGCAAGCCAA ATTGTTGGGGTTTTTTCAATTCGAGGCCTCACTCCCTCCACCTTGGTCTCGATCTCGGCTCAGTCTCTCAATCTCATCCACCACACGGCATCGTTTCCCACCTCCCTTCCTCACTTAGTCACTGACCAGTTCACGACTTGGGTTACCTCAGCTACATTAGCTTTCACCAGGTGCACACACCAAGCtattcctttttcttttattatgaAAGAAACACCTTCACCACAGAGGAATGTACCCAATGGGCTCTTCCATATCAAATATTTCTTTATCCCAAAATAG